One window from the genome of Vidua chalybeata isolate OUT-0048 chromosome 3, bVidCha1 merged haplotype, whole genome shotgun sequence encodes:
- the TBXT gene encoding T-box transcription factor T isoform X2 yields MSPGGTFMAGYNSGPAAEGAGRRPGPGSVSVRPCQRAAPRAGGRGAGMSSPGAEGAGKPPQYRVDHLLSAVESELQAGSEKGDPTERELRVALEDSDLWLRFKELTNEMIVTKNGRRMFPVLKVSVSGLDPNAMYSFLLDFVAADGHRWKYVNGEWVPGGKPEPQAPSCVYIHPDSPNFGAHWMKAPVSFSKVKLTNKLNGGGQIMLNSLHKYEPRIHIVRVGGPQRMITSHSFPETQFIAVTAYQNEEITALKIKYNPFAKAFLDAKERSDHKDMMEEVGDSQQSGYSQLGSWLIPGSGALCPPANPHAQFGAPLSLSPAHSCERYSSLRSHRPAPYASPYTHRNNSPTAYADNSSACLSMLQSHDNWSSLGVTTHTAMLPMGHSTGTATSSSQYPNLWSVSNSTITPASQPSGMSNGLSSQFLRGSPGHYSALSHPVTAASSASPLYDGAAPADLPDSQYDASAHARLASTWTPVTSPSM; encoded by the exons ATGTCACCGGGGGGGACGTTTATGGCGGGCTATAACAGCGGCCCGGCCGCCGAGGGCGCGGGGAggcggcccgggcccggctcGGTGTCGGTGCGGCCGTGCCAGCGAGCTGccccgcgggcgggcgggcgcggggccgggatGAGCTCCCCCGGCGCGGAGGGCGCGGGCAAGCCCCCGCAGTACCGCGTGGACCACCTGCTGAGCGCCGTGGAGAGCGAGCTGCAGGCGGGCAGCGAGAAGGGGGACCCCACGGAGCGGGAGCTGCGCGTCGCGCTGGAGGACAGCGACCTGTGGCTGCGCTTCAAGGAGCTCACCAACGAGATGATCGTCACCAAGAACGGCAG GAGGATGTTCCCGGTGCTGAAGGTGAGCGTGTCGGGGCTGGACCCCAACGCCATGTACTCCTTCCTGCTGGACTTCGTGGCGGCCGACGGGCACCGCTGGAAGTACGTGAACGGGGAGTGGGTGCCGGGCGGGAAGCCGGAGCCGCAGGCGCCCAGCTGCGTCTACATCCACCCCGACTCGCCCAACTTCGGCGCCCACTGGATGAAGGCGCCCGTCTCCTTCAGCAAAGTCAAACTCACCAACAAGCTCAACGGCGGCGGGCAG atcATGTTGAACTCCCTGCACAAGTATGAGCCACGGATTCACATAGTGCGAGTGGGTGGCCCGCAGCGGATGATCACCAGCCATTCCTTCCCAGAAACCCAGTTTATAGCTGTGACAGCCTACCAGAACGAGGAG atcacagctttaaaaattaaatacaatcCGTTTGCAAAGGCATTTCTTGATGCAAAAGAAAG GAGTGATCACAAAGACATGATGGAGGAGGTTGGGGACAGCCAGCAGTCTGGGTATTCACAGT TAGGTAGCTGGCTTATTCCTGGCAGtggggctctgtgccccccTGCCAACCCTCACGCGCAGTTTGGAGCCCCGCTGTCGCTgtcccctgcccacagctgtgAGAGGTACTCATCGCTGAGGAGCCACCGGCCTGCGCCCTACGCCAGCCCCTACACACACAGGAACAACTCGCCAA CAGCCTATGCTGACAACTCCTCTGCCTGCCTATCCATGCTGCAGTCCCATGACAACTGGTCTTCTCTGGGAGTTACTACACACACAGCCATGCTGCCCATGGGtcacagcactggcacagctaCCAGCTCCAG TCAGTACCCCAACCTGTGGTCTGTGAGTAACAGCACCATCACGCCGGCGTCCCAGCCGAGCGGCATGTCCAACGGGCTGAGCTCCCAGTTCCTGCGTGGCTCTCCAGGACACTACTCAGCTCTGTCCCACCCCGTGacagcagcctcctctgccTCACCCCTGTACGACGGCGCGGCGCCCGCGGACCTGCCCGACAGCCAGTACGACGCCTCTGCACATGCCAGGCTGGCATCCACGTGGACACCTGTCACCTCCCCTTCCATGTAA
- the TBXT gene encoding T-box transcription factor T isoform X1, whose product MSPGGTFMAGYNSGPAAEGAGRRPGPGSVSVRPCQRAAPRAGGRGAGMSSPGAEGAGKPPQYRVDHLLSAVESELQAGSEKGDPTERELRVALEDSDLWLRFKELTNEMIVTKNGRRMFPVLKVSVSGLDPNAMYSFLLDFVAADGHRWKYVNGEWVPGGKPEPQAPSCVYIHPDSPNFGAHWMKAPVSFSKVKLTNKLNGGGQIMLNSLHKYEPRIHIVRVGGPQRMITSHSFPETQFIAVTAYQNEEITALKIKYNPFAKAFLDAKERSDHKDMMEEVGDSQQSGYSQLGSWLIPGSGALCPPANPHAQFGAPLSLSPAHSCERYSSLRSHRPAPYASPYTHRNNSPTYADNSSACLSMLQSHDNWSSLGVTTHTAMLPMGHSTGTATSSSQYPNLWSVSNSTITPASQPSGMSNGLSSQFLRGSPGHYSALSHPVTAASSASPLYDGAAPADLPDSQYDASAHARLASTWTPVTSPSM is encoded by the exons ATGTCACCGGGGGGGACGTTTATGGCGGGCTATAACAGCGGCCCGGCCGCCGAGGGCGCGGGGAggcggcccgggcccggctcGGTGTCGGTGCGGCCGTGCCAGCGAGCTGccccgcgggcgggcgggcgcggggccgggatGAGCTCCCCCGGCGCGGAGGGCGCGGGCAAGCCCCCGCAGTACCGCGTGGACCACCTGCTGAGCGCCGTGGAGAGCGAGCTGCAGGCGGGCAGCGAGAAGGGGGACCCCACGGAGCGGGAGCTGCGCGTCGCGCTGGAGGACAGCGACCTGTGGCTGCGCTTCAAGGAGCTCACCAACGAGATGATCGTCACCAAGAACGGCAG GAGGATGTTCCCGGTGCTGAAGGTGAGCGTGTCGGGGCTGGACCCCAACGCCATGTACTCCTTCCTGCTGGACTTCGTGGCGGCCGACGGGCACCGCTGGAAGTACGTGAACGGGGAGTGGGTGCCGGGCGGGAAGCCGGAGCCGCAGGCGCCCAGCTGCGTCTACATCCACCCCGACTCGCCCAACTTCGGCGCCCACTGGATGAAGGCGCCCGTCTCCTTCAGCAAAGTCAAACTCACCAACAAGCTCAACGGCGGCGGGCAG atcATGTTGAACTCCCTGCACAAGTATGAGCCACGGATTCACATAGTGCGAGTGGGTGGCCCGCAGCGGATGATCACCAGCCATTCCTTCCCAGAAACCCAGTTTATAGCTGTGACAGCCTACCAGAACGAGGAG atcacagctttaaaaattaaatacaatcCGTTTGCAAAGGCATTTCTTGATGCAAAAGAAAG GAGTGATCACAAAGACATGATGGAGGAGGTTGGGGACAGCCAGCAGTCTGGGTATTCACAGT TAGGTAGCTGGCTTATTCCTGGCAGtggggctctgtgccccccTGCCAACCCTCACGCGCAGTTTGGAGCCCCGCTGTCGCTgtcccctgcccacagctgtgAGAGGTACTCATCGCTGAGGAGCCACCGGCCTGCGCCCTACGCCAGCCCCTACACACACAGGAACAACTCGCCAA CCTATGCTGACAACTCCTCTGCCTGCCTATCCATGCTGCAGTCCCATGACAACTGGTCTTCTCTGGGAGTTACTACACACACAGCCATGCTGCCCATGGGtcacagcactggcacagctaCCAGCTCCAG TCAGTACCCCAACCTGTGGTCTGTGAGTAACAGCACCATCACGCCGGCGTCCCAGCCGAGCGGCATGTCCAACGGGCTGAGCTCCCAGTTCCTGCGTGGCTCTCCAGGACACTACTCAGCTCTGTCCCACCCCGTGacagcagcctcctctgccTCACCCCTGTACGACGGCGCGGCGCCCGCGGACCTGCCCGACAGCCAGTACGACGCCTCTGCACATGCCAGGCTGGCATCCACGTGGACACCTGTCACCTCCCCTTCCATGTAA